The genomic window ATAGAGCATTAATACTCTAAGTATAAATTTTACATAACAAAAAACTACATAGATTTAAATTAAGTTCATTAAAAAAtgatacaaattaattaactgTGCACTTTAATGAAAGGACcgaaaaaatttaattcttttatttgtttacttagTTTCTTACTTCTGTCAGCAAAATGATTACTTATGGCGTTTGAGAAACCAGTTGTAAGTTTAAATACAGTAGTCAATACCCTGGAAATGTTTATCCGACATTTTTAGATTCCTGTGTAGTAGAGATTAATACTTGAAATGCGATAAAAAGAAACACCATATAAGGCCCTGTGCAGACTACGCTCCACCGATTTAATCGACATTAAGTCCAGTCCATATTTTATTAACGCAATGAGTTAGGGAATGCTTCAACTGTTTTAACTGACATATGCTTACCATAGGTCCTGGGGTTGTTTATGGGTGTGTTTTTTGTTATCTATAGGTATTCAAATTTCTGGATATTCCACAACACCTTGACtactatttattttcttattggACTCAACATATATGGtttatttagaaaaatattaaaaatcaaatatttatagtcAATACCACCCTAAATAAATGGTCTGTCATTTACTTTGCCTAACTTTAGCAAATCTTAGTTAGACAATAACATAAGATAGCTATTATATTGGCAATAAAACATAGTGTGGATGAAGCCGTAGTAGCAATGATGTAAGCATCCGGAAAACAATTGTATGGCATCACGGTTTATGCTCTAAGAAAAAACCCAGTGTAAACACCCCTTTGcttcaaaaaaattttacttACAAAAAAATTGCTTACACTCTTAGCAAAAAACATTCGTCTAATGGCGCATACACATTAAATGTCGGTGCAGTTTTGTGTTTCTTTTCAGTGGTTTCAACTGGTCATGCTCAAATTGTATTTATCAATATACTGTTTgcagtatttatattttattggcaTTTTTATCATCGTTCCATTTTTCTTGAAAGTGCAGCATTACTAATCGAATGACTAGTTTACACGTCAATTTACTGAAGACAAATTCTGCCCTACACGaaataaagtatttttttattaaacatgGGATTAACCATATCTAGTCTTTTGACACGTTTGTTTGGAAAGAAACAAATGCGTATTCTTATGGGTATGTTGTTAATATCCGATATTTTACTACATTTAGCATTTCCAACATGTAAATATTAACCTTTAGTTCACTCTAAATTTTTAAGTACTTGCAATCAACGTGCacataacataaaatatttttacacgCAGTTGGTTTAGATGCTGCGGGAAAAACGACTATTCtatacaaattaaaactgGGTGAAATTGTAACCACCATACCAACCATAGGCTTCAATGTTGAAACTGtggaatataaaaatatatgtttcaCCGTTTGGGATGTTGGTGGCCAAGACAAAATTCGTCCCCTGTGGAGGCACTATTTCCAAAATACACAGGGTCTAATATTTGTAGTGGATTCCAACGATCGTGATCGTATAACTGAAGCTGAAAGAGAACTACAGAACATGGTACCTATTTTATTTAGGGAAATTTAGGTTCATACGTGTCAATCAATcccatattttatttttgccacaGCTCCAGGAGGATGAGCTTAGGGATGCAgtacttttaatttttgctaaCAAACAGGACCTACCAAATGCAATGACAGCTGCCGAGCTTACGGACAAGTTACGCCTTAACCAATTAAGGAATCGCCACGTATGTATAAGAATTGTTTTCCGCAAACATCtacttatatataaatatttttagtggTTCATTCAATCTACATGTGCTACCCAAGGTCACGGACTATATGAAGGACTTGATTGGCTATCTGCGGAACTGgctaagaaataaaaatattacttatATTGTAAGATAGGAATTAGTATTCCTATGCTAAAAAGTAGGCTCTAAATAAacttgtatatgtatataaaatcgATGGAATTGTGTTGTTACgttaaaatatgtatgcaaTAGTGCATTGAGATTGCTTAAAAAACTATCCCCGATGGACCtacaaaaaagtaaattatttcTGGATGTGCATCAAATACTATTACTGTATTgaatacaaaatttattttatacaccCTAAAcctaataattaaaaatttcattaatttatttttgtgttgtattcttaaaactattaattccaaattttaataacgaaaatttttatatacagttgcgaaaaaaaaatagctcCACTTGTccagtaaaactttgaataagtctcctacctacaattttgggtttaaaaggatctgaaatatctttttagaaaggttaaacaattcactttttaggaaataaaaaaaatcacaattgtTCTATGAATTCTTAACTTATTTAGgaactttattaaaaatgacaaaataaggcgaaaaaaataatagcaccacttcataaaaaatgctttaaacataaaatataaacttaacagtaacaaattcattaataacaAGTGATTGTATATTAAAACTACGCCGATCacattaatttagtatttggtagtgtatcctttattagcaataacagcTGCGCAACGCGTTGGCATGGAGTCAACCAGGTCCTGGCACCGTTTTGGGGTTATATTGCTCCAGGACTCCTTAATCACGGTCCATAGGCTTTCGTTAATAGTTGGCTTAAAAGCTGCAACTGCCTTTTTAATATCCGACCAAAGGTTTTCGATGGGATTGAGGTCTGGCGACTGCGCAGGCAACTCCAGAACatgaactgatttattttgggaccattccttggctttcctgctggtATGCTTGGGGTCATTGTCTTGTTGGAAGACCCATTTTAGCGGCATATCATATTCAGCTAAGGGTATCATCACCGTCTCCAAAATatccacatacacatgctGACCCATTATGGTTTTTATCCAATGTATTGGTCCAACTCCATAGTATGAAAAACATGTCCATACCATTACACTGGATCCGCCgtgtttaattgtttttattgtgtaATTTGGATTATATTCGGTGTTCCTAGGACGCCTTACATATGATCGAGATCCTTTGCCACCAAACATGTCAACCTAGCTCTCATCTGACCATAAAATGTTTCTCCATTTTTCGCATGGCCTATTTAAATGATCTTTGGCGAACTTAATGCGCTTGGCTAGGTGTCTCGCATTTAAAAGGGGGACCTTTCTTGGACTGCAGGCTTTTAAGCCATGTTCCCTGAGACATGTACGAACAGTTTGAACTGTTTCGGATATGTTAAGCTCCTCTTTAAGTTCTGTAGCAGCTTTGAACGGATCGTTTTTGCTCTCGCGGACTAGCCTGTTGACGTGACGTGTGCTCAGGGATCGTTTTCTCCCACGTTTTTCGGGCTTCTCATTAAATGTTATTGCATTGCGTATCATTTTGTTTGAGCATTGAAAGATTTGACGAATATTTCTAAAAgattttccttcagaaatgagttttttgatCAAGTCATGTTTTTCTTCAGTGCAGTGCTTTCCACGTCCCAttttaatgatattttaaaggaaattttaaaaaaattgttgtcgaaataaaagaacaagtgTCAAGTTTCATAACCACATGCTTTTTACCAAAGAAACCCTTCGATaattattgattatttgaaaaaatcgatagtggtgctatttttgttttcgcctcattttagaccttgccgcccaaaaaaaaggtatgaacaattcaaattttttttttcatttttggatgggaaaaatatctagcattatgcgaaaaatcAGTATTTGGTTCTATCGGTACCTcaaccttaatttatttgatcgataacaaaaaaaggtatggcggtgctattatttttttcgcaactgtaTTACATATGTGTATTGCAACCGTCGCACTATGGGGCAAACGACCACCGTATGTGGAAAAAcccattttttaaaagtcctttttttaaatagagCAACAAAGTGAGTCCGGCTCACTCCGTCTCTAAAACCTGTTATATGTTGTAGAGGTATCAATTCTTAGTATATGCTATTAGTATAAATGCACACTATTGCACACTTTCTCCAAAATGTAACTTTAAAGGGTCTAACCTCAAAgtgaaaaacaacaaatttaaagcTTCAATTCGTGTATGACGATTAACAATACGTgtgaaacataaatatatttattacaataaaattatagttccttgaattttatgttttttgggaaacattagttttaaaaacatatttatgctatttttaagaaaaaaagcTGTGAAGCAAGAAGTAAAACttcgatattttttaaaaacaaggtAAGCAACCCCcattttttactttattaagattatattttacattttttcgatcaaaaaagtttttttttgtaaactgaaaaaatatttaggttgttttttttttgtttgaaggcAGGACCACGCCCATTTTTCCTCAAatatattactatttttatcatgaacataaataaaaaaaaacaaacaaaaaaacagtCTACACGACAATACAGGATACTAAGCATGCATTTTGTACAGGATGGGCAGTTTTGTTACCTGTTatagtatgtatatacatatatatattatatatacaaaccgcccaaagctgccacgcccacacttttgaaaaatgttttgatattttttcatttttgtattggttttgtaaatttttatcgatttgccaaaaaaactttttgccacgcccactctaacgcccacaaaccgtccaaagctgccacgcccacacttttgaaaaatgttttcatattttttcatttttgtattagtctcgtaaatttctatcgatttgccaaaaaactatttgccacgcccactccaacgcccacaaaccgccaagactctccttcgcatttccactagctgagtaacgggtatcagatagtcggggaactcgactatagcgttctctcttgttttaaaacTACAAAATTAGGTAAAATACCATTCATCATActatataaaaatgcaaagtaCATATcatttaatactttttttttatgtttaatagTCAACGTAACcagtttaaataaaaattaaattaaataaaaatttacatttattgtaATCTGTATTTGTAATTGTATGGTGCATTAAAATGTAGAAATTTGTCTATTCATTTTGGAGAAAAACCTTTTAAAGTCTGGGTTTTATGACCTCTTCAGGtaaaatttctatcgatatgctagaaaaatgttgaaattacTCGTTGGCAGTTACACTGCCCAAGTAACTCTGAACTCTCCTGTTTTATATTACTTATATAAATAAGTAGTATAACCTTTTACTGTTTGATtaatgggtataaaaagaaggaaaaaacttGGTATGGGACACTTCCTTTTGTAGATCATCCTACATCCAATGTTTACTTTTTACATGTTTTTTGaaatttactttttactttaattaaaatataaatggttATTAAAGGGCGGAtactttaataaaattaattactaAGCAAACTCTTAAAGTATTTAAAGAACTTATACTATAGCTTATCCTTTTCATAAGTCATTGGTTTTGGCGATCTATTTCTGATTCGCAACAATGTACcctaaatattaaatttcctTGCGTAAGAACTCAGTCTTAACTTATTTGCTtctgttaaaataaaaaaaccaacatctTATATATTAATTCCACCTTCAAATGGGAccatccaaatttggttttCAGCATAGGTTACGTACGTACGTATATCCAGTCCTCAGGAATCATTTTGCGTTTAACTGTATAAAGGGTTTCACTTTGTATATATAAACCTGccttaaatataaacaaatgttGTTACATATAGCAAATGCTTGTCAACGATTGCATCTTCTTACTTCATACATAATGAACCTTTGCCCTTGCTAGATGAGACTTTGGACCTAGGAGTtgctttttataaaaaattccAGTTTTCTGCGCATTTGAATTATGTTCTTCTGAAGGCGTATGCAATGAATGGGCTTGGGATAGACTCACGTCTGCCTACGTCCGTTCTTGGGTGGAATATACTTCCAATACTTGGAGCCCCACTGTGTGCATGTCAACAGACTTAAACGGCTTCGGTAAAAATGCATGAAATGTGCACTCCAGCTCCTGCAATTTTTTGATCCCCGTCCATCGGCGTTCATTTTTGCGCGAAATGAACCCATCTATAGGGCCCtgcgattatttaattctCTTCCTGCAAGCATTCTCTTTAGTTAGGGAGCTTATACGCTTAatttaaaaaaggttttgtaaattattgtttataaaaGCGTATTGTATATTTGTAAGAAGCTAGACAATGTTCTATGTTTCCGTAAGTAAATAAACGCTAAAAAAATGCATTAGAGTGATAAGTTTTGCTCAATACGGCATTATATAATAGTTTTTGcattattattacattttgaAGTACTCTCGCATTTTTGGTCAACACAAaggaaattacaaaaaaaacacatgcACAAAGTGTACCTTTTTGTTGGCTTCTTAAAGCTTAAAGCTCAAAACTTTGGGGTGTGTTTTCGTGCGTTTTCTTATTAGTGGTGCTTTTTCCTTTACCTTCAAATTATATTCGATTCTCGGTGTTGaagaaatatttgtatttctataGGCTTATAAATTATAACTAAGAGTTTCGGAATGCAATTAAGCAGAATTATCCACATAGAATAATGGTAAACATGATATTCGTacctttaataaaaataacatcTGTGTGCTTATTAGGTACGAAAAAAACGGGAAAccataataaatataaatgtacgAGGCCGAAGTTATCTTAAAGAAATATGTTTTTCgtatataatattttccatACTCGTTATTGCTAATGCCTTGCCCCCAGTAATACGCGTGGGTAAGTTTTAAGTgaattattcatttatttcgACAATTATATGGTCTTGATAAATCACCAGGTGCTATATTTACCGACGATGAACGTGAAAGCAGTATTGAATCGGCATTTAAATACGCAATTTACCGTATAAATAAGGAAAAGAATCTTCTTCCCAATACCCAATTGGTATACGATATTGAGTATGTGCCCCGAGATGACTCGTTTCGCACTACTAAAAAGGTTTGCAGCCAGTTGGAGGCAGGTGTTCAAGCCATTTTTGGCCCAACTGATGCTCTTCTAGCTAGTCATGTACAATCCATATGCGAAGCTTATGATATACCCCATATTGAAGGTCGAATTGATCTTGAATATAATTCTAAAgaattttctattaatttatatCCGTCGCATACGCTCTTAACGCTAGCATATAGAGATATAATGGTCTACTTGAACTGGACAAAGGTGGCAATAATTTATGAAGAAGATTATGGTaactatattttatatatttattctgCCGGGTTTATTCATATGACATATATGATATTTTTGACATTGCATTATATCGACcatcatttatttaaacgCTTGGTCGGTAATTATATTTGATTCaactaataataaaacaagagagaacgctatagtcgagttccccgactatctgatacccgttactcagctagtggaagggagaaggagagtcttaaacacagtttttggcggtttgtaggcgttatagtgggcgtggcaaaatgttttttggcaaatcgatagaaatttacaagaccaataaaaaaatgaaaaaatatctaaacatttttcaaaagtgtgggcatggcagcttcgggcggtttgtgggcgttagagtgggcgtggcaaaacgttttttggcaaatcgatagaaatttacaagaccaatacaaaaatgaaaaaatatcaaaacatttttcaaaagtgtgggcgtggcagttttgggcggtttgtgggcgttagagtgggcgtggcaacatgaatcgacaaacttgcgctgcgtctatgtctctggagtctgtatgcctaatctaaactttctagcttttgtagttcctgagatctcagcgttcatacggacggacagacagacagacggacatggccagatcgactcgactattgatcctgatcaagaatatatatactttatatggtcggaaacgcttccttctgcctgttacattcttttcaacgaatctagtatacccttttactctacgagtaacgggtataaatatatttcagatatgtatatttttattgaaaggaactggaaatattttaaaaccatCGATTTTATACATTTCTGATATTATATTTGATCACCTTGTCAAATAGTAacatttacaaataattaatagcCAATAAATTAGGCACTCTACTGCAAAAAATCTAGTTTTTTATTAAAGCGCTCGAAGGAAGTAGCTGAATTAGAAAGTTTTTGCCCAAAAATTAGGCGTCTACCAAAGTATTGTACACAAATTGCCTAGTTTTTCCATAATTTCattataaacaagagagaacgctatagtcgagttccccgactatctgatacccgttactcagctagtggaaatgcgaaggagtgtcttcaacactgacagtatTTGGCGGTTTAAgtttttttagcaaatcgatagaaaatttttaagactaataaaaaaaaattttttaaaaatattaaaaccttttttaaaagtgtggcgtggcagctttgggcggcttgtgggcgttatagtgggcgtggcaacatgaatcgaccaatttgcgctgcgtctatgtctctggtTCGTAAGATAttgacgttcatacagaccgacatggccaaatcgTATCGAATATTATCGAAAtatactataaatatatactataaATATATCGATTTTTTCAAAAGGGACGGCAGGCGCTGACTGCCGTTAGCGCGCCTTGAACAAaaacgttttcattttctaaGGCTTACCTTAGAAAGCTATGGGTTCGTGCCTTGaatattaacatttaataCTCTGCCtagatttgccaaaaatctttttgccacgcccactctaacgcccacaaaccgccaaaaacggtgagagttgaaatttctccttcgcactttcactagctgagtaatgggtatcagatagtcgaggaactctactatagcgttctctcttgttatttattttcattttattcatCTCTGGTACctgactatagcgttctcttttgtttacTGCTGAATTTGTTGATTAAATCTTTCACATTAGCTATCcgaattgtaaataattttatcAACTCACCAACTACACTTATCATATTTGGGCtacattttcttaaaaaagaaaactatttatcgcaaatatttttatattcttaCTTGTAGGTCTATTTAATTTGATGCACTCATCTACTGAGGCGAAAGCGGAAATGTATATAAGGCAAGCAAGTCCGGATTCCTATCGTCAAGTTCTACGAGCGATACGTCAAAaggaaatttacaaaattataGTGGATACAAATCCATCTcacataaaaacattttttagaTCCGTAAGAACAGTTTTTGATGCTAATTCTGGAAGGCATTATACGTTTAATTATTATTGCGTTTAAAAACCTTACTTAATCGTTTTAAACGTTACAAGAACAGTTAAAGGCGTTTCGAGATTAgttgaaaagaatgtaacaAGTAGAATCACTACTTAAAACTGTGACAGTCACACTTTAAAATTGTGAGAAAAATcaaagtatttatattataagGATATCCCCTTAGTAATACGAGTTCGGGAAGttagatacatatatgtatagtgGGATACTAATTTAACCAccacaaacaaaatattttttcggTGGTAAAGTATACCCGATTTTAGTAATACATTTTGAAATGACTACCTACTATTTGTCTGTAAAATAGGCAGATTAATTAGAGATTAATTTACTGTGCTACATGAAAAAGATACTCTGAATGCTCCCACGAAAATGTTCCCTAAAGCAAGGATTCAAAGAAATCctaattttcttaatttttaacGCCAAAACTACCTAATCATATAGTGATTAGTTTTTTAACCTGTTAAAGTTTTcaaatgcatatttttaatactttttacaatttttgtaAAGGAGATAttagcaaaaaaaatgaagtatTCATAACTgacttaaataatatattttatcaCCTAAACAATTCCTATTTCTAGATTTTACAACTACAAATGAATGACCATCGTTACCATTATATGTTTACAACATTCGTAAGTAAAACAGTAAATTAAATGCTAGACCCATAAAAACCTTTTAATTTTAACATGGTTAATAATTTTGTACAGGACTTGGAGACATATGATCTGGAAGATTTCAGATATAACAGCGTAAATATAACGGCATTTCGCCTTGTGGATGTCGATAGCAAAAGATATCTTGAAgtaataaatcaaatgcagaaattacaaaacaatggATTGGATATTATAAACGGAATTCCTTATATACAGGTAAGAAAAGGGTGCATGACATAAAGCCAAGTATCATAACACTCACCGTCATGACGCCTACACACGAACATTTGTGTAATTACGCTTGAAACATATActttttgaacatttattataattgGGTGTATATCATAACACTTACGatcaaatttgaaaaaagGGAGAATACAGATACCCGTTCCTGATAACATGTCATTGGCGTTATAATGCAGTGCAAAATTCTCATGAGACCCTCGGGCGCTAAAACATATTTGAACCGAACATTATGATCCGTTTAAAAGTAACAGCGCCCGTGGGTCTTATGACACTGGGTGTTATGACAGTCGCGCAAAAAACCTACTACTTGAACAATGTaccttttttttcattatttttagaCAGAGTCTGCTTTAATGTTTGATTCGGTGTACGCGTTTGCGACTGGATTACACTTTCTACATTTAGATAATCGTCAAAATCTTTATATCAAAAACCTCTCCTGCACCTCCGACCAAACCTGGAATGATGGAATTTCATTGTATAACCAAATAAATGGAGTACGTATATGAAGcttataaatttattactCATTAACAAATATGATTTAATACTGGTTCAGGGCCGGCGACACAGTTTCATTTGGGGTGGGGAATGGATTTGCTTAAACACTTTTTTGCcaaatcatttcaaatttaGAATCCCGCGCATTTTGCAAAACAAGGTTAACTGCTTCAATTTTTTTGCACGATTCGATTATGCTCAGTTCTGTATTTTCCAGATCTATGTTGAGGATTTCtattcttttcgatttcgattctTTCGTAATTTCTGGCGTGGGGAATCCCGCACCCGAATTTCAGGCTTCAAGCTTTTCGACCCGATAAAGAATGTATTTTCTTAATTCTGGCGGCAAGTGAGTGCGTGAGTAGGGGTGAGCGCTGTGTGCTACCACTTTGctaactaataaaaaaatttaaaaaaaatctaaacatttttcaaaagggtGGGCATGCAATTTTGGTCGTTATAGTGGGCGCGGCAaaatgggtcaacaaacttgcgctgcgtctatgtctctggaatctggatgcttaatctcaactttctagcgTTTATAGTTACTGAGCTCTCGATGTTCATACgggcagacagacggacggacggacagatagCCGTCTTCTCGAGTACTACCGTCATAATACATACGACGATCTATGGTAATTTTTAAAGTGGACACAAGTAAAGacaaagtttttatttttttttattgtttattaaaactaaaatatgtGCATTAGGCTATTACAGACGGTTTAACCGGCAATGTCAATTTTGTGGATGGTCGGCGAAGCATATTCAAACTTGATATTCTTAAACTAAAGcaagaaaaaatacaaaaagttgGATATTGGCAGCCCGACGGCGGTGTAAACATTTCGGATCCAACGGCTTTCTACGATTCAAATATCGCAAATATAACATTGGTTGTTATGACTAGAGAGGTAAGCTTTAACAACGACAACTTTTATTGATACTTAATTAATTCATATCATAAGGAAATGTATTATCAAAATGTGAATTGATTTAGTTAATATTctctaaaataaaacaagagagtaCGCTATAGTCGCgttccccgactattagatatCCGTTattcagctagtggaagtacgAACAAGAAATTATGACATTTTTCTGAAATATTGataaaaattggaaaattattGAAGTTTTGTGTATGCTCTTTCAAATCAGAAAGTATACAGATCTAAATATGTAAGACAGTTGTATCAATTGCCGTAGTAattgttaacattttttaGGAGCGCCCGTATGTTATGGTTAAAGAAGACCAAAATCTTACTGGAAATATAAGGTTTGAAGGATTTTGTATTGACCTTTTGAAAGCGATCGCGACACAAGTTGGGTTTCaatataaaattgaattaGTTCCCGATAATATGTACGGTGTTTATATACCAGAGACTAATTCATGGAATGGAATAGTGCAGGAATTAATGGAAAGGGCAAGTataaacttaaattataattattacaCAAATGACATTATttaccttttaaaaatatttaataatttgatGAATTCTTCTTAGCGTGCTGATCTTGCTGTAGCCTCAATGACAATTAATTACGCTCGGGAAAGTGTTATTGACTTTACAAAACCATTTATGAATTTGGGCATTGGCATATTATTCAAGGTAAgcataaaaaaatgtgtatgcTTTGTTTCACTTTTGTAAGTGTAGTTAcgtaaattttaaaattgtagtatcaaatatataaattccCTCCATATATGTGGACAAAATTAATAGGTGCCGACAAGTCAACCCACACGACTGTT from Drosophila santomea strain STO CAGO 1482 chromosome 4, Prin_Dsan_1.1, whole genome shotgun sequence includes these protein-coding regions:
- the LOC120454848 gene encoding ADP-ribosylation factor 2 — protein: MGLTISSLLTRLFGKKQMRILMVGLDAAGKTTILYKLKLGEIVTTIPTIGFNVETVEYKNICFTVWDVGGQDKIRPLWRHYFQNTQGLIFVVDSNDRDRITEAERELQNMLQEDELRDAVLLIFANKQDLPNAMTAAELTDKLRLNQLRNRHWFIQSTCATQGHGLYEGLDWLSAELAKK